One stretch of Halobacillus litoralis DNA includes these proteins:
- a CDS encoding spore germination protein — MPEKKKETPIVMKLDQNRKTMNERIGVDQSFDAGFRTLTLLGVEVNFYYVTGLVETPIVVEVMRQLMEMNDTEDHVDSVFKSIKDEIPHQQVETTSDLDKCITQMLSGLMVIFVDGETEAFIVDVRTYPGRTPEEPDTEKVIRGSRDGYTENIIENTALTRRRIRDERLRNEIMQVGNRSKTDVCITYIKDVADPGLVQLLKEKIQKIDIDGLSMADKSLEEYIVNQGKNPFPLVRYTERPDVVASHLFEGHVVIMTDTSPSTIITPTTYFHHVQHAEEFRQSPPVGTFVRWVRFFGIFASVFVLPLWMLFVMQPDLLPEPFAFIGPNEESTIPIIFQILIADLGLEMLRIAAIHTPTPLSTAMGLIAAVLIGQIAIDVGMFVPEVILYVAVAAIGSYSTPSYELSVANKMARILFVILVAIFGIKGLMCGFLAYVLLLANTKSLNTPYLWPFLPFNGKAAIQIILRLSMPSLKVRPSVVHPQNNQRQK, encoded by the coding sequence ATGCCAGAGAAGAAAAAAGAAACGCCCATCGTTATGAAACTCGATCAAAACCGGAAGACGATGAATGAACGCATTGGTGTAGACCAATCATTTGATGCCGGTTTCCGTACGCTGACCCTGTTGGGTGTTGAAGTGAACTTCTATTATGTCACCGGATTGGTGGAAACTCCAATCGTTGTAGAAGTGATGCGACAGTTGATGGAAATGAATGATACAGAGGATCACGTCGATTCTGTTTTTAAATCCATAAAAGATGAGATCCCACACCAACAAGTAGAAACGACTTCAGACCTTGATAAGTGTATCACCCAGATGCTTTCCGGGTTGATGGTCATTTTTGTTGATGGAGAAACAGAAGCCTTCATTGTTGATGTGCGTACGTATCCCGGAAGGACGCCGGAGGAACCGGATACGGAAAAGGTCATCCGTGGTTCGAGGGACGGTTATACAGAAAATATCATAGAGAATACGGCACTTACACGGCGCCGCATTAGAGATGAGCGTTTGAGAAATGAAATCATGCAGGTCGGAAATCGTTCGAAAACAGATGTCTGTATCACATACATCAAAGATGTAGCCGACCCAGGTCTCGTACAGCTATTAAAGGAGAAAATTCAAAAAATCGATATCGACGGCTTATCAATGGCGGATAAAAGTCTTGAAGAGTACATTGTCAATCAAGGAAAGAATCCGTTTCCGCTCGTAAGGTACACGGAACGCCCGGATGTCGTCGCCTCCCATTTGTTTGAAGGACATGTGGTCATCATGACTGACACGTCCCCGAGTACGATCATTACGCCTACTACGTACTTTCACCATGTGCAGCATGCGGAAGAATTCCGGCAGTCTCCTCCTGTAGGGACTTTTGTACGATGGGTGCGTTTCTTTGGAATCTTTGCCTCTGTATTTGTTCTGCCATTATGGATGCTGTTCGTCATGCAGCCGGATCTGCTTCCCGAACCGTTTGCTTTTATCGGCCCCAATGAAGAAAGTACGATTCCTATCATCTTTCAAATTTTAATTGCAGATTTAGGCTTGGAAATGTTAAGGATCGCAGCCATCCATACACCGACGCCTTTATCGACAGCTATGGGACTTATTGCCGCTGTTCTTATAGGACAAATCGCCATTGACGTAGGAATGTTTGTACCGGAAGTCATCCTTTACGTAGCTGTTGCGGCCATCGGATCCTATTCAACGCCGAGTTATGAATTATCTGTAGCCAACAAAATGGCACGTATCCTGTTTGTGATTTTAGTCGCTATATTCGGAATCAAAGGGCTTATGTGCGGATTTTTGGCTTATGTTCTGCTATTAGCCAATACCAAGTCGTTGAACACTCCATATTTGTGGCCGTTTCTCCCGTTCAACGGAAAAGCGGCGATCCAAATTATCCTGCGTCTCAGTATGCCATCGTTGAAAGTGCGGCCGAGTGTTGTTCATCCTCAAAACAACCAGCGTCAAAAATAA
- the lysA gene encoding diaminopimelate decarboxylase: protein MNHEVNEKGQLLIGQVPAADLAEQYGTPLYVYDVGEIRKKARAFVQTFKENQVAAQVAYASKAFSSVAMLQVANQEGLSLDVVSEGELHTALEAGFPVEKIHMHGNNKSIRELEMAVEHGIGCIVVDNFYEIELLHSILEEKKKEMDVLLRVTPGIEAHTHDYILTGQEDSKFGFDLSSGQAEEAFMKVKENANIRLVGLHCHIGSQIFETSGFEMATRKLFTTLNDWRNRHGYEASVLNLGGGFGIQYTKEDEPLELDQYAHALIREVKNLSSQYDYPMPEIWIEPGRAIVGEAGTTIYTIGSTKEVPDVRTYVSVDGGMTDNIRPALYQAKYEAALVEKMNQKPEKEYSIAGKCCESGDMLIWDVALPPVEHGDRLAVFSTGAYGYAMANNYNRFQKAAVVFVEEGKHQLVVRRESYQEMTRLDLSYEK, encoded by the coding sequence ATGAATCATGAAGTGAATGAAAAAGGGCAATTGTTGATCGGGCAAGTCCCGGCTGCAGATCTTGCCGAACAATACGGCACCCCTCTTTATGTATATGATGTAGGTGAAATTAGAAAAAAGGCGCGGGCCTTCGTGCAGACGTTCAAAGAGAACCAGGTAGCTGCTCAAGTCGCCTATGCGAGTAAAGCTTTTTCATCTGTCGCTATGCTCCAGGTTGCGAATCAGGAAGGTCTTAGTTTGGACGTCGTTTCGGAAGGAGAACTACATACTGCCCTTGAAGCAGGCTTCCCGGTAGAGAAGATCCACATGCACGGGAACAATAAAAGTATCCGTGAATTGGAGATGGCCGTGGAACATGGGATCGGATGTATCGTCGTTGATAACTTTTATGAAATCGAACTCCTTCATTCCATCCTCGAAGAGAAGAAGAAAGAGATGGATGTATTACTGAGAGTGACACCGGGGATCGAAGCCCATACCCATGATTATATTTTGACCGGGCAGGAAGACTCGAAATTCGGCTTCGATTTGAGCAGTGGCCAGGCTGAAGAGGCGTTCATGAAAGTCAAGGAGAATGCCAATATCCGTTTAGTCGGACTTCATTGTCACATCGGCTCACAAATCTTCGAGACAAGCGGTTTCGAGATGGCTACGCGTAAGCTTTTCACTACTTTGAACGATTGGCGTAACCGTCACGGATATGAAGCCTCCGTACTGAACTTAGGTGGCGGATTCGGTATTCAATATACAAAAGAGGACGAACCGCTTGAGCTGGATCAATATGCCCATGCCCTCATCCGTGAAGTGAAAAACCTGTCATCACAGTACGATTATCCTATGCCGGAAATCTGGATAGAGCCGGGGCGTGCCATTGTCGGGGAAGCGGGTACAACGATCTATACCATCGGTTCTACCAAGGAAGTCCCTGATGTGAGAACCTATGTATCTGTCGACGGTGGGATGACAGATAATATCCGGCCAGCTCTATATCAGGCGAAATATGAAGCGGCGCTGGTAGAAAAAATGAATCAAAAGCCGGAAAAAGAGTATTCCATAGCTGGAAAGTGCTGTGAATCTGGAGATATGCTAATATGGGATGTGGCACTTCCGCCGGTTGAACATGGAGATAGACTTGCAGTTTTCAGCACGGGAGCGTATGGTTATGCTATGGCTAACAATTATAACCGCTTTCAAAAAGCGGCCGTCGTGTTTGTCGAAGAGGGTAAGCATCAGCTTGTCGTCAGAAGAGAGAGCTATCAAGAGATGACACGACTTGATTTAAGTTATGAAAAATGA
- a CDS encoding peptidylprolyl isomerase produces MKQATIEFENGEKMLIELYEEAAPNTVANFEKLANDEFYDGLTFHRVIPDFVIQGGCPNGTGAGGPGYTIKCETEGNPHKHERGSLSMAHAGKDTGGSQFFVCHSPQPHLDGRHTVFGKVIEGVDTVDRVRVGDVMQKVRVEDK; encoded by the coding sequence ATGAAACAAGCAACGATTGAATTTGAAAATGGAGAAAAAATGCTGATTGAACTTTACGAAGAAGCAGCACCGAATACAGTAGCGAATTTTGAAAAACTTGCCAATGATGAATTTTACGATGGATTGACTTTCCACCGTGTCATCCCAGACTTCGTCATTCAGGGCGGATGCCCGAATGGAACAGGAGCGGGTGGTCCAGGATATACAATCAAATGCGAAACAGAAGGCAATCCTCATAAGCATGAGCGAGGATCCCTTTCCATGGCCCACGCTGGAAAAGATACAGGAGGAAGCCAATTCTTCGTTTGTCACTCTCCTCAACCACACTTAGACGGCCGTCACACCGTATTTGGCAAAGTGATTGAAGGTGTGGACACGGTCGATCGTGTTCGTGTCGGAGATGTGATGCAGAAGGTCCGCGTCGAGGACAAATAA
- a CDS encoding site-2 protease family protein, producing MIVTLLVLIFLVAPLSLFIHELGHLFPGLYFRADQSILHLGRGKVIGRWRKNEVCVYIHLFFFQGAYSVNERKPPFTDFEKAWISMGGPLFNAITALVLFLWFRDQGGHLLRVSFLFNTYLAIMNLVPFSIKGKDSDGYRLWSIVKRRFLDRLE from the coding sequence ATGATTGTCACATTACTAGTATTGATTTTTTTAGTGGCACCTTTAAGCCTGTTCATCCATGAACTTGGTCACCTTTTTCCCGGCTTGTACTTTCGGGCGGATCAAAGTATCCTACACCTCGGCCGGGGAAAGGTCATCGGGCGATGGAGAAAAAACGAGGTCTGTGTGTACATCCACCTTTTTTTCTTCCAGGGAGCTTACTCGGTGAATGAACGGAAACCTCCATTCACGGATTTTGAAAAAGCTTGGATCAGTATGGGCGGCCCCTTGTTCAATGCTATAACGGCTTTGGTATTGTTCTTATGGTTTAGAGACCAGGGTGGTCATCTACTTCGTGTCTCCTTTCTTTTTAATACTTATCTTGCCATCATGAATCTTGTTCCGTTTTCTATCAAAGGAAAAGATTCTGACGGATATCGGCTTTGGTCGATTGTGAAACGCCGGTTTTTAGACAGGCTTGAATAA
- a CDS encoding GNAT family N-acetyltransferase: protein MLIRYKKSFEKIAMGLLSFMPEVSDVKTLQEIIREYDSNPDWNLFLWKEEDILGAVGVRLEDGKAVIQHLSVNPSHRNTGIGRQMIHRVRDHFKDECDVCADVATESFIEKCDEESASSQL from the coding sequence ATGTTAATTCGATATAAAAAATCATTTGAGAAGATTGCGATGGGTTTGCTTTCTTTCATGCCTGAAGTATCAGACGTGAAGACGCTTCAGGAAATCATTAGGGAATATGATTCCAATCCGGATTGGAATCTATTTTTGTGGAAAGAGGAAGATATCCTCGGCGCGGTCGGAGTCCGTTTGGAAGATGGCAAAGCCGTTATCCAGCACTTATCCGTCAACCCTTCCCATCGTAATACTGGGATTGGACGACAGATGATTCACCGTGTCCGTGATCACTTCAAAGATGAGTGTGACGTGTGCGCTGATGTGGCCACTGAATCATTCATTGAGAAATGTGATGAAGAAAGTGCCTCTTCACAGTTATAA
- a CDS encoding DUF309 domain-containing protein, protein MVVSKEWMDYMYPKAYIEFLAHFHGTRDYFECHEVLEEHWNEVDSRNQSSIWVWLIQIAVAMYHDRRGNQAGAKTLVQRCLKKKIEHEKELPLLGLDGERLEKQLEEFKTRLDTEVPYRSWNLPIIDMELLKEVQQLCQQWGVAYGSPSDLSDENLVFKHKRRKKSF, encoded by the coding sequence ATGGTTGTATCAAAGGAATGGATGGATTATATGTATCCGAAAGCTTATATTGAATTTCTTGCCCATTTCCACGGAACGAGAGATTACTTTGAGTGTCATGAGGTCCTTGAAGAGCATTGGAATGAAGTAGACTCCCGTAACCAATCTTCCATCTGGGTATGGCTCATCCAAATCGCCGTAGCTATGTATCATGATCGCAGAGGCAATCAAGCTGGTGCTAAAACCCTGGTACAACGGTGTTTAAAAAAGAAGATAGAACACGAGAAAGAACTTCCACTCCTCGGCTTGGATGGAGAACGTCTGGAGAAACAGCTGGAAGAATTCAAAACCCGTTTGGACACAGAAGTCCCTTACCGCAGCTGGAATTTGCCCATCATTGATATGGAGCTTCTAAAAGAAGTCCAACAGTTATGCCAACAATGGGGCGTTGCTTATGGATCTCCCAGTGACCTTTCCGATGAAAACCTTGTATTCAAACACAAGAGGAGAAAAAAGTCATTTTGA
- a CDS encoding segregation/condensation protein A has translation MKKSYQVKVEGFEGPLDLLLHLINRYEIDIYNIPVSQITDQYMNYIHTMQELELDLASEYLVMAATLLAMKSQMLLPNQNMEDDFENGEMEDDPREDLMRRLIEYRKYKQAAEELKEKELDANRIYTRPPLNMEGWEEEMPEVRPGEASVYDMIQAMGNLLKRAKTEKPQEAKIRRDEIPIQMRMEEILGKIDVQAGGTPFHQLFEKRTRPHIVVTFIALLELMKSNDIVCVQQQHFDELIVYKMEDAPWS, from the coding sequence ATGAAAAAAAGCTACCAAGTGAAAGTAGAAGGTTTTGAAGGGCCTCTTGATCTTCTTTTACATCTGATCAATCGATACGAAATCGATATCTATAATATACCCGTTTCCCAAATTACCGACCAGTACATGAACTATATCCATACGATGCAGGAGCTGGAACTGGATCTTGCGAGTGAATATCTCGTAATGGCTGCTACTTTACTTGCCATGAAAAGTCAGATGCTTCTTCCTAATCAGAACATGGAGGATGACTTCGAGAATGGGGAGATGGAAGATGACCCTCGCGAAGATTTGATGCGGCGCTTGATTGAGTACCGAAAATATAAACAGGCGGCAGAGGAACTAAAAGAAAAAGAACTCGATGCCAACCGCATTTACACCCGACCTCCCTTGAATATGGAAGGATGGGAAGAAGAGATGCCGGAAGTACGCCCGGGAGAAGCTTCTGTTTATGATATGATTCAAGCGATGGGGAATCTTTTAAAGCGGGCCAAAACTGAAAAACCACAGGAAGCGAAAATCCGAAGAGATGAGATTCCTATCCAAATGAGGATGGAAGAAATTCTTGGTAAAATTGATGTACAAGCAGGTGGCACTCCTTTTCATCAGTTATTTGAAAAACGAACACGACCGCATATTGTCGTTACTTTCATCGCTTTACTTGAGCTAATGAAGAGTAATGATATCGTGTGTGTACAACAACAACATTTTGATGAACTAATCGTATATAAGATGGAGGATGCACCATGGAGTTAG